From one Bacillus sp. FJAT-42376 genomic stretch:
- the coxB gene encoding cytochrome c oxidase subunit II, with amino-acid sequence MKKWRTTWRLMTMFILAAFVMTGCGEPFLSTLQPAGEVAENQFWIMSLSTIIMVVVVAVVTVIFVYVIIRFRQRSGDEKRIPEQVEGNQRLEIIWTVIPILLLLVLAVPVVAATFDLANVKPMEEKNRKPEDALVINVRANLYWWEFEYPDYKIVTSQDLVVPTDEKVYFSVKASDVKHSFWIPAAGGKIDTNTENVNKFWLSFDSDKVNKAGEYLYGKCAELCGPSHALMDFKVKAVPRDEFNQWTEKMKTAKPQAMTAMEKQGEQLFKEKSCIGCHAVSPSDERPAEGRIAPNLGNFGERTKVAGILPHTDENIKKWLDNPEKYKPGNKMTGQYPKLSGEEIEALTAYMKGLKVE; translated from the coding sequence ATGAAAAAATGGCGGACAACTTGGCGCCTGATGACAATGTTCATCTTAGCGGCGTTTGTCATGACCGGATGCGGAGAACCGTTTCTTTCTACCCTGCAGCCAGCGGGGGAAGTAGCGGAGAACCAATTCTGGATTATGAGTTTAAGCACGATTATCATGGTGGTGGTCGTAGCTGTCGTCACGGTCATATTCGTTTATGTCATCATACGTTTCAGACAGCGAAGCGGGGATGAAAAGCGAATACCGGAGCAAGTGGAGGGGAATCAGCGGCTGGAAATAATCTGGACGGTCATTCCGATTTTGCTTTTGCTTGTGCTGGCTGTACCGGTTGTAGCAGCTACCTTTGATTTAGCGAATGTAAAGCCGATGGAAGAAAAAAACCGCAAACCGGAAGATGCGCTTGTCATTAATGTCCGGGCTAATCTTTACTGGTGGGAATTTGAGTACCCTGACTACAAAATCGTGACAAGTCAGGATTTAGTCGTACCAACAGATGAAAAGGTTTACTTTAGTGTTAAAGCTTCTGATGTGAAACACTCCTTCTGGATCCCTGCAGCCGGCGGTAAAATTGATACGAACACGGAAAACGTCAATAAATTCTGGCTGTCGTTTGATTCGGATAAAGTCAATAAAGCCGGTGAATATCTTTACGGCAAGTGTGCCGAGCTTTGCGGGCCATCACACGCTTTAATGGACTTCAAAGTGAAAGCGGTACCGAGAGATGAATTCAACCAATGGACTGAAAAAATGAAAACAGCGAAACCTCAGGCAATGACGGCCATGGAAAAACAAGGGGAACAGCTTTTTAAAGAAAAAAGCTGTATTGGATGCCATGCTGTGTCACCTTCTGATGAAAGACCTGCGGAAGGACGGATTGCCCCCAATCTTGGAAACTTCGGAGAACGCACAAAGGTTGCCGGCATTTTGCCTCATACAGATGAAAACATTAAAAAGTGGCTGGACAATCCCGAAAAGTATAAGCCGGGGAACAAGATGACAGGTCAATATCCTAAATTATCCGGAGAAGAAATTGAAGCGCTTACAGCTTACATGAAGGGATTAAAGGTTGAATAA
- a CDS encoding heme A synthase, with the protein MDKKVNRLKRIALKWLAVVTTLVMLIVLLGGALVTKTGSGMGCGRSWPLCHGKFVLLPSDINPALIIELSHRGASAAAGILVLALSIASWRLIGHIRETKFLSVLSFVFLILQALLGAGAVVWGQSSAMKAIHFGVSLISFASVLMLALLIFEVDRKFDANALVLDKKMKFHMVGVLIYSYIVVYTGAYVRHRGASLSCSNWPLCNDGSGWMPMRFQEWVQMGHRFAAGLIFIWIAYAAWQAVKHYKHQKVVYWGWIICLILVSLQALSGALIVITELNLAISLAHAIFISCLFGVLSYFLLLVSRSNANLKRKQ; encoded by the coding sequence ATGGATAAGAAGGTGAATCGTTTGAAGCGTATTGCATTAAAATGGCTTGCCGTCGTTACGACGCTTGTCATGCTCATCGTCCTTTTAGGCGGAGCATTGGTTACTAAAACCGGTTCGGGGATGGGCTGCGGGCGGTCATGGCCTTTATGCCACGGGAAATTTGTCCTCCTTCCAAGCGATATAAACCCTGCACTGATTATAGAATTAAGCCACAGGGGAGCCAGTGCTGCTGCCGGAATCCTTGTACTCGCTCTGTCCATTGCTTCCTGGAGGCTGATCGGGCATATTAGAGAGACAAAATTTTTATCTGTCCTGTCCTTTGTATTCCTTATTCTTCAGGCACTTCTTGGAGCGGGAGCGGTGGTATGGGGGCAGTCAAGCGCCATGAAAGCCATTCATTTCGGAGTCTCCCTCATATCTTTTGCATCGGTTCTAATGCTTGCACTTCTTATATTCGAAGTAGACAGGAAATTTGATGCAAATGCACTTGTTCTCGATAAAAAGATGAAATTCCATATGGTCGGAGTCCTCATATACAGTTACATTGTTGTATACACAGGAGCCTACGTTCGCCATAGAGGAGCCAGTCTCTCCTGCTCAAACTGGCCATTGTGCAATGATGGATCAGGGTGGATGCCGATGCGTTTTCAGGAATGGGTGCAAATGGGCCACAGGTTCGCTGCCGGACTGATCTTTATTTGGATCGCTTATGCGGCCTGGCAGGCTGTTAAGCATTATAAGCACCAGAAAGTAGTATACTGGGGCTGGATTATTTGCCTCATACTTGTATCACTGCAGGCGCTATCAGGAGCTCTTATCGTAATCACCGAATTGAATTTGGCTATCTCTCTGGCGCATGCGATTTTTATTTCCTGCCTGTTTGGTGTATTAAGCTACTTCCTGCTTCTCGTTTCGCGGAGCAATGCTAATTTAAAAAGAAAACAATAA
- the ctaE gene encoding cytochrome c oxidase subunit III, whose protein sequence is MHAEEKLTAETFPESPEKATLEGKNKFVGFWLFLGGETVLFASLFATFLALRESPKGGPPEDLFELPIVFIATMLLLTSSLTSVYAMYHMKNFNFKQMQVWLAVTVLLGAGFLGLEIYEFNHYVHEKDFTITTNAFGSAFYTLVGTHGAHVTFGLLWITTLILRNSKRGLSLYTAPKYYVASLYWHFIDVVWVFIFTVVYLMGMVG, encoded by the coding sequence ATGCATGCTGAAGAAAAACTGACAGCTGAAACATTCCCGGAATCTCCAGAAAAAGCCACCCTTGAAGGGAAAAATAAATTCGTTGGCTTTTGGCTGTTCCTGGGAGGAGAAACCGTCCTGTTCGCCTCTTTATTTGCAACGTTTCTTGCACTGAGGGAATCACCAAAAGGCGGTCCGCCTGAGGATCTGTTCGAGCTTCCTATAGTGTTTATAGCTACTATGCTTTTATTAACCAGCAGCTTGACAAGTGTTTATGCGATGTATCATATGAAGAACTTTAACTTTAAGCAAATGCAAGTATGGCTTGCTGTTACGGTTCTTCTCGGAGCGGGATTTCTGGGGTTGGAAATCTATGAATTTAACCATTATGTTCATGAGAAAGACTTTACGATTACGACCAATGCATTTGGCTCCGCCTTCTATACATTGGTTGGGACACATGGTGCCCACGTAACGTTTGGACTTCTATGGATTACTACGTTGATCCTTAGAAACAGCAAGCGGGGGTTGAGTCTTTATACGGCTCCAAAATATTACGTGGCCAGTCTATACTGGCACTTTATCGACGTTGTGTGGGTATTCATTTTCACAGTCGTATACTTAATGGGGATGGTGGGATAA
- the ctaD gene encoding cytochrome c oxidase subunit I — protein sequence MTTVDHKKIALLYLAAGGFFFLIGGLEAMLIRIQLAIPGNDFLQAGLYNEVITMHGTTMIFLASMPLLFAFMNAVVPLQIGARDVAFPFLNALGFWLFLFGGIFLNLSWFLGGAPDAGWTSYASLSLYSPGHGIDFYVLGLQISGIGTLTAGINFLVTIINMRAPGMTFMRMPLFTWTTFVASALILFAFPALTVGLALMMFDRLFDTSFFVADKGGNTVIWEHLFWIFGHPEVYILILPAFGMFSDIIPVFSRKRLFGYSSMVFATVLIGFLGFMVWAHHMFTTGLGPIANAIFAVATMAIAVPTGIKIFNWLFTMWGGVIRYTTAMLWSVAFIPSFVMGGVTGVMLASAAADYQYHDSYFVVAHFHYVIVGGVVFALFAGLHYWWPLMFNKILNEKLGKITFVLFLTGFHLTFFIQHFLGLWGMPRRVFTYLPNQGWETANLVSSAGAILMAAATIIMLINIVWTSVKGKAAGKDPWLDGRTLEWAVEAPTPEYNFKQTPLVRGLDALWVEKMAGKKGMTPAEPVSDIHMPNSSIIPLIMAFGFFVAAFGLMYRADEPWAILLIFIGFSITLVSMFLRSVLDDHGFHIHKEELEDDQKGVKA from the coding sequence ATGACAACCGTCGATCACAAAAAAATTGCTCTATTATATTTGGCAGCCGGAGGATTTTTCTTCCTCATCGGGGGACTGGAAGCTATGCTGATCCGCATTCAGCTTGCCATTCCGGGAAATGATTTTCTTCAGGCCGGTTTATACAATGAAGTTATTACTATGCATGGAACAACGATGATTTTCCTTGCATCCATGCCCTTGCTCTTTGCATTTATGAACGCTGTTGTTCCGCTTCAAATCGGAGCGCGCGATGTCGCATTTCCATTTTTAAATGCCCTTGGGTTCTGGCTCTTCTTGTTTGGAGGTATCTTCCTGAATCTGAGCTGGTTTTTAGGGGGCGCACCTGATGCGGGATGGACATCCTACGCATCACTTTCCCTGTATTCTCCCGGACACGGGATTGATTTTTATGTACTCGGTCTGCAAATATCAGGGATTGGTACATTAACGGCAGGAATTAACTTCCTTGTGACGATCATTAACATGAGAGCGCCGGGAATGACGTTCATGAGAATGCCTCTTTTTACATGGACGACTTTTGTTGCATCAGCACTTATATTATTTGCTTTCCCGGCTTTAACGGTCGGTTTGGCCCTTATGATGTTTGACCGCCTTTTTGACACAAGCTTTTTTGTAGCAGACAAGGGAGGAAATACGGTTATCTGGGAGCATTTATTCTGGATCTTCGGGCACCCGGAAGTGTACATATTAATTCTTCCTGCGTTTGGGATGTTTTCGGACATTATTCCGGTTTTTTCAAGAAAAAGATTGTTTGGTTATTCATCCATGGTGTTTGCGACCGTTCTGATTGGATTCCTTGGCTTCATGGTTTGGGCGCATCATATGTTTACGACGGGTCTGGGGCCGATTGCGAACGCCATTTTCGCTGTCGCTACAATGGCTATCGCGGTTCCGACGGGAATCAAGATCTTTAACTGGCTATTCACAATGTGGGGCGGTGTCATCCGCTATACAACAGCGATGCTGTGGTCCGTCGCTTTTATCCCCTCGTTTGTAATGGGCGGGGTTACCGGGGTGATGCTCGCAAGTGCGGCAGCGGATTATCAGTATCATGACAGCTATTTTGTCGTTGCCCATTTCCATTACGTTATTGTTGGGGGAGTTGTTTTTGCTCTCTTTGCGGGTCTTCATTACTGGTGGCCGCTCATGTTTAATAAAATCCTTAATGAAAAATTAGGAAAAATTACGTTTGTGCTGTTCCTGACTGGTTTCCATCTTACTTTCTTCATTCAGCATTTCCTTGGCCTTTGGGGGATGCCGAGAAGGGTGTTTACGTACCTTCCTAATCAAGGCTGGGAAACTGCCAACCTTGTCAGTTCAGCCGGAGCCATATTGATGGCAGCTGCAACAATCATTATGCTGATTAATATTGTATGGACATCTGTAAAAGGGAAAGCGGCAGGGAAGGATCCTTGGCTGGACGGAAGAACCCTTGAGTGGGCAGTTGAGGCACCGACTCCTGAATACAATTTTAAGCAAACGCCACTTGTTCGGGGACTTGATGCTCTTTGGGTGGAAAAGATGGCAGGTAAAAAAGGAATGACACCTGCGGAGCCGGTATCTGATATTCATATGCCGAATTCATCCATCATCCCGCTCATTATGGCATTCGGATTTTTCGTTGCCGCATTTGGCCTTATGTACCGGGCAGATGAGCCATGGGCGATTCTGTTAATTTTCATTGGTTTCTCGATCACGCTTGTTTCCATGTTCTTAAGGTCTGTTCTCGATGATCATGGATTCCATATTCACAAAGAGGAACTTGAAGATGATCAAAAAGGGGTGAAGGCGTAA
- the ctaF gene encoding cytochrome c oxidase subunit IVB has translation MAQHQNSGNPKVDLAYRKRKNAEDMKYQLVSFGMMLLLTVLAFVAVGYKGIEHWFTVPFIILLAVVQVAFQLYYFMHMNHKGHEAPALFLYSGVFVALLTVLTFMTIIWW, from the coding sequence ATGGCTCAACATCAAAATTCCGGTAACCCAAAGGTGGACCTTGCCTACCGAAAAAGGAAAAACGCAGAGGACATGAAATATCAGCTCGTTTCTTTTGGGATGATGCTGCTTTTAACGGTACTTGCATTCGTAGCAGTTGGCTACAAGGGGATTGAACACTGGTTCACCGTTCCGTTTATCATTCTGCTAGCAGTCGTGCAGGTTGCTTTTCAGCTTTACTATTTTATGCACATGAATCACAAAGGCCACGAAGCGCCGGCCCTGTTCCTCTACTCAGGAGTCTTCGTCGCCCTCCTAACCGTCCTAACCTTCATGACCATCATCTGGTGGTAA
- a CDS encoding deoxyribodipyrimidine photo-lyase, with amino-acid sequence MGSAVVWFRRDFRFQDHQALSEALSYCKQHDSNLLFVFHLNRHFLNEADTGMRHQYFMETVLDFKARCRKLGTDLLFIEGEPVKAFQQLLDKHDDINAVFFNADEAAYGKERDEKVRKWLEDKDIQVNTYQDAYIHGPDEVLKKDGSVYKVFSPYYKSWKQKRKDGIRKLSFKELEKYARKAGAVSEEAESEMKKLAKGSENMDWEIGEKAARSQLKKFIEEELDSYPSGRNIPSKKGTSLMSRYLKTGTISPRTVYAAIAQADAKEESKEAYIRELAFRDFYQMLYAHYPETKEQEFIKDYRELEWNRDERLLKAWIDGKTGYPIVDAGMRQLKKEGWMHNRLRMITASFLTKDLLLDWRMGEKYFASALVDYDPGSNVGGWQWAASVGTDAVPYFRIFNPVTQSKRFDPDGEYIKKYVEELSEVKSPRIHEPWKMTEEEQNEASCVIGKNYPEPIVDHQEQRKKAIALFKNEQ; translated from the coding sequence ATGGGAAGTGCAGTCGTATGGTTTCGCAGAGATTTTCGTTTTCAGGATCATCAGGCTCTTTCAGAAGCGCTATCGTATTGTAAACAACATGACTCAAACCTGTTATTCGTATTCCATTTGAACCGCCATTTTCTGAATGAAGCGGACACGGGAATGCGGCATCAGTATTTTATGGAAACAGTTCTGGACTTCAAGGCAAGGTGCCGAAAGCTTGGGACCGATTTGCTGTTTATAGAAGGGGAACCGGTAAAAGCTTTTCAGCAATTACTGGACAAGCATGATGATATTAATGCGGTCTTCTTTAATGCAGATGAAGCAGCATATGGAAAAGAAAGAGATGAAAAGGTTCGGAAGTGGCTGGAAGATAAAGATATTCAGGTGAATACATATCAGGACGCTTACATACATGGACCGGATGAAGTGCTGAAAAAAGACGGTTCGGTTTATAAAGTGTTTTCGCCCTATTATAAATCGTGGAAACAAAAGCGAAAAGACGGAATAAGAAAGCTGTCTTTTAAAGAACTGGAAAAGTATGCACGAAAAGCAGGTGCAGTTTCAGAAGAGGCAGAAAGTGAAATGAAGAAGCTTGCTAAAGGCTCAGAGAACATGGATTGGGAGATAGGAGAAAAGGCTGCCCGTTCACAGCTGAAAAAATTTATTGAAGAAGAGCTGGACTCTTATCCGTCCGGCCGTAATATCCCTTCTAAAAAGGGAACGAGTCTGATGTCACGCTATTTAAAAACCGGCACCATTTCTCCAAGAACTGTCTATGCAGCGATTGCCCAGGCTGATGCGAAAGAAGAGAGCAAAGAAGCCTACATTCGAGAGCTCGCTTTTCGGGACTTTTATCAAATGTTGTACGCCCATTATCCTGAAACGAAAGAACAGGAGTTTATTAAGGATTACCGTGAGCTCGAATGGAATCGGGATGAGCGTCTGCTGAAGGCGTGGATCGACGGGAAGACCGGATATCCGATTGTAGATGCAGGGATGAGGCAGCTGAAGAAAGAAGGCTGGATGCATAACCGTCTCCGCATGATTACTGCATCTTTTTTAACAAAAGATTTGTTATTGGATTGGAGAATGGGCGAAAAGTATTTCGCTTCAGCCCTTGTTGATTATGACCCTGGATCCAATGTGGGCGGATGGCAGTGGGCTGCATCAGTCGGAACGGACGCTGTACCTTATTTCAGGATATTTAATCCTGTCACCCAGTCAAAGCGGTTTGATCCGGATGGAGAGTATATCAAGAAGTATGTAGAGGAGCTTTCGGAAGTAAAATCACCCAGGATTCATGAGCCATGGAAAATGACAGAAGAAGAACAGAATGAAGCATCCTGTGTTATCGGAAAAAATTATCCCGAACCAATAGTGGATCATCAGGAACAGAGAAAGAAAGCAATAGCATTGTTCAAAAATGAACAATAA
- the cyoE gene encoding heme o synthase, with translation MPNSRTAAETAMSEQGPHEITKASAWKDFLALIKIGIVNSNMITAFAGLWLAFYFSGESFLSSLDTVVFALLGSALVMAGSCAVNNYYDRDIDPIMERTKNRPTVTGKYEPNQALWIGIFLIALGMAALLMTTMMAAVIGAIGVVSYVFLYTMWSKRRYTINTVIGSLPGAVPPLIGWTAVDPHLTVQAMVLFMIMFIWQPPHFLALAMKRVDEYRAAKIPMLPAVRGFAMTKRQMMVWVACLLPLPFYLYDLGIGFLILATVLNVGWIALALSGYKMKDDLVWAKWMFIYSLNYLTILFVSMILFTIV, from the coding sequence ATGCCGAATTCGAGGACAGCTGCCGAAACAGCAATGAGCGAACAAGGTCCTCATGAGATCACTAAGGCTTCCGCCTGGAAGGACTTCCTGGCTCTCATAAAAATAGGAATTGTTAATTCCAATATGATCACAGCCTTTGCCGGGCTATGGCTCGCCTTTTATTTTAGCGGAGAAAGCTTTTTGTCCTCACTGGATACAGTTGTTTTCGCTCTTTTAGGCTCTGCATTGGTCATGGCAGGATCATGTGCTGTAAACAATTATTATGACAGGGATATCGATCCGATTATGGAGAGGACGAAAAACCGTCCTACTGTAACGGGGAAATATGAGCCGAATCAAGCGCTTTGGATAGGGATTTTCCTGATTGCTCTTGGAATGGCAGCCCTTCTTATGACCACAATGATGGCGGCCGTTATCGGTGCGATCGGAGTTGTATCCTATGTATTCCTTTATACAATGTGGTCCAAGAGACGCTACACGATCAACACTGTAATCGGCAGCTTGCCGGGAGCCGTTCCGCCGCTTATCGGATGGACTGCAGTCGACCCGCATCTAACGGTTCAGGCAATGGTTCTGTTTATGATCATGTTTATCTGGCAGCCTCCGCATTTTCTGGCTCTCGCCATGAAAAGAGTGGACGAATACCGTGCCGCCAAAATTCCAATGCTTCCTGCTGTACGCGGGTTTGCAATGACAAAGAGGCAAATGATGGTTTGGGTAGCTTGTCTGCTTCCACTGCCATTCTACCTTTATGATCTTGGAATTGGATTTCTGATTCTGGCCACTGTTTTAAATGTGGGCTGGATTGCACTTGCCCTGTCAGGCTACAAAATGAAGGATGACCTCGTGTGGGCCAAATGGATGTTCATTTATTCCTTAAACTACTTAACGATCCTCTTCGTATCTATGATCCTCTTCACGATCGTTTAA
- the pyc gene encoding pyruvate carboxylase, with product MQTIQKVLVANRGEIAIRVFRACTELNIRTVAIYSKEDAGAYHRYKADEAYLVGEGKKPIDAYLDIDGIIEIAKANNVDAIHPGYGFLSENIHFARRCEQEGIIFVGPESKHLDMFGDKVKARKQAESAGIPVIPGSDGPVENYEDAVSFGEKYGYPFIIKASLGGGGRGMRIVRTKASVKESFERAKSEAKAAFGNDEVYVEKLIENPKHIEVQIMGDASGNIVHLFERDCSIQRRHQKVVEVAPSVSLGEDFRLAICDAAVRLMKKVEYVNAGTVEFLVSGDEFYFIEVNPRVQVEHTITEMITGVDIVQTQLMVADGLKLDSPQIGISSQDAVHTNGYAIQSRVTTEDPLNNFMPDTGKIMVYRSGGGFGVRLDAGNGFQGAVITPYYDSLLVKVSTWALTFEQAAAKMVRNLKEFRIRGIKTNIPFLENVVKHDSFLSGEYNTTFIDSSPELFIFPKRKDRGTKMLSYIGNVTVNGFPGIGKKKKPDFDLPPVPSIKHIGDFPSGTKNILEERGAEGLVKWIKEQPQVLLTDTTFRDAHQSLLATRLRTTDIMKIAEPTAKLAPELFSLEMWGGATFDVAYRFLKEDPWDRLLTVRKQVPNVLLQMLLRASNAVGYKNYPDNVIKEFVEKSSNAGIDVFRIFDSLNWVKGMTLAIDAVRDSGKLAEAAICYTGDILDPSRRKYDLTYYKELAKELENAGAHILAIKDMAGLLKPQAAYDLISALKETIEIPIHLHTHDTSGNGTFMYAKAAEAGVDIVDVAVSSMAGLTSQPSASTFYYALSGMDRQPKLNVDVLEQLSHYWEGVRKYYQDFESGMIAPHTEVYQHEMPGGQYSNLQQQAKAVGLGDRWDEVKEMYQRVNTLFGDLVKVTPSSKVVGDMALFMVQNHLSEDDVYERGESLDFPDSVVEMFEGYLGQPHGGFPKELQRIILKGKEPIEVRPGELLKPVDFDKIKEDLFQTLNRPVTSFEAIAHALYPKVFLDYAKTFEQFGDVSVLDTPTFLYGMRLGEEVEVVIEQGKTLIVKLVSIGEPQADGTRVVYFELNGQPREVIIKDESIKSAVAAKLKADGGNPEHIGASMPGTVIKVLVSKGEKINKGDHLMITEAMKMETTVQAPYSGVVKEIHVSNGEPIQTGDLLIELSN from the coding sequence ATGCAAACAATCCAAAAAGTGCTTGTGGCTAACCGCGGGGAAATTGCGATTCGTGTATTCAGAGCCTGTACAGAACTGAATATAAGAACCGTTGCCATTTATTCAAAAGAAGATGCCGGAGCTTATCACCGCTATAAAGCGGATGAAGCTTACCTTGTAGGCGAGGGGAAGAAACCGATTGATGCCTATTTGGATATAGACGGCATTATTGAAATCGCAAAGGCTAATAATGTGGATGCCATCCATCCAGGCTATGGGTTCTTGTCCGAAAATATTCATTTCGCAAGACGGTGCGAGCAGGAAGGCATCATATTCGTAGGACCTGAATCAAAGCACTTAGATATGTTTGGAGATAAGGTTAAGGCAAGAAAACAGGCTGAATCAGCTGGTATTCCGGTGATTCCGGGGAGCGATGGCCCTGTTGAAAACTATGAGGATGCAGTCAGCTTCGGAGAAAAATACGGGTATCCGTTTATCATTAAAGCGTCACTTGGCGGCGGCGGACGGGGCATGAGAATTGTCCGGACGAAGGCTAGTGTAAAAGAATCGTTTGAACGGGCCAAATCAGAGGCAAAGGCAGCATTCGGCAATGATGAAGTATATGTAGAAAAACTGATCGAGAATCCGAAGCATATTGAAGTGCAGATTATGGGAGATGCGAGCGGGAATATTGTTCACTTATTTGAACGGGACTGCTCCATTCAAAGAAGGCATCAAAAAGTCGTGGAAGTGGCTCCAAGCGTTTCTCTAGGGGAAGACTTCAGACTGGCCATTTGCGATGCCGCCGTGAGATTGATGAAAAAAGTAGAGTATGTGAATGCGGGAACGGTCGAATTTCTTGTATCCGGAGATGAATTTTATTTCATTGAAGTAAATCCGAGGGTGCAGGTTGAACATACCATTACAGAGATGATTACCGGCGTGGATATCGTTCAGACCCAGCTTATGGTGGCAGATGGTCTGAAACTTGACAGTCCGCAAATCGGAATCTCGTCTCAGGATGCAGTACATACGAACGGATATGCCATTCAGTCCCGTGTAACGACAGAAGATCCGTTGAATAATTTTATGCCGGATACAGGAAAAATCATGGTGTACCGCTCCGGCGGCGGATTCGGTGTACGCCTGGATGCAGGGAATGGATTCCAGGGAGCTGTGATCACCCCTTATTACGATTCGCTGTTGGTTAAGGTCTCGACATGGGCTTTGACATTTGAACAGGCGGCTGCCAAGATGGTTCGGAATCTTAAGGAGTTCAGAATCCGCGGCATTAAAACCAATATTCCGTTTCTAGAAAATGTGGTGAAGCATGATTCATTCTTAAGCGGTGAATACAATACAACGTTTATTGACAGCTCTCCTGAACTGTTTATTTTTCCTAAACGGAAGGACCGCGGAACGAAAATGCTGAGCTACATCGGCAACGTAACCGTGAACGGCTTTCCTGGAATCGGCAAGAAAAAGAAGCCTGATTTCGATCTGCCTCCGGTACCAAGCATTAAACACATCGGGGACTTTCCTTCGGGAACGAAAAACATCCTTGAAGAGCGTGGCGCGGAAGGTCTGGTCAAGTGGATTAAAGAACAGCCGCAGGTCCTTCTCACGGATACGACATTCCGGGATGCCCACCAGTCCTTGCTGGCAACAAGGCTTCGTACGACGGATATCATGAAAATTGCTGAGCCAACTGCAAAGCTCGCTCCGGAGCTGTTTTCCCTTGAAATGTGGGGAGGGGCCACTTTTGATGTGGCATACCGGTTCTTGAAAGAGGATCCTTGGGATCGTCTGCTGACGGTCAGAAAACAGGTTCCAAATGTTCTTCTCCAAATGCTCCTGAGAGCTTCTAACGCAGTAGGCTATAAAAATTATCCGGATAATGTCATTAAAGAGTTCGTTGAAAAGTCATCCAACGCAGGAATAGACGTTTTCAGAATTTTTGACAGCCTGAACTGGGTAAAGGGAATGACGCTTGCTATTGATGCTGTCCGTGACAGCGGAAAACTTGCAGAAGCCGCCATTTGTTACACAGGAGATATTCTTGATCCGTCACGAAGAAAGTATGATCTGACCTATTATAAGGAGCTTGCGAAGGAATTAGAAAATGCGGGAGCTCATATTCTGGCAATTAAAGACATGGCGGGCCTGTTAAAGCCCCAGGCTGCTTATGATCTGATTTCTGCCTTGAAAGAAACGATTGAAATCCCGATTCATCTTCATACGCATGATACGAGCGGAAACGGAACGTTTATGTATGCCAAGGCTGCGGAAGCAGGGGTCGACATTGTCGACGTGGCTGTCAGTTCAATGGCGGGACTCACATCCCAGCCAAGTGCCAGTACATTCTACTATGCACTCTCCGGTATGGATAGGCAGCCTAAATTAAATGTAGATGTGCTCGAACAGCTCTCTCATTATTGGGAAGGTGTCCGGAAGTATTATCAGGATTTTGAGAGCGGGATGATTGCACCGCATACCGAAGTGTATCAGCATGAAATGCCGGGCGGTCAATACAGCAATCTGCAGCAGCAGGCTAAAGCTGTAGGTCTTGGGGACCGCTGGGATGAAGTGAAGGAAATGTACCAGCGTGTGAACACGTTATTCGGGGATCTTGTAAAAGTAACCCCATCCTCCAAAGTAGTAGGGGACATGGCCCTGTTTATGGTACAGAATCATCTATCGGAAGATGATGTTTATGAGCGTGGAGAGTCCCTTGATTTTCCGGATTCTGTTGTCGAGATGTTCGAAGGATACCTGGGGCAGCCTCACGGCGGTTTCCCGAAGGAGCTACAGCGGATTATCCTGAAGGGCAAAGAACCGATTGAAGTAAGACCCGGTGAGCTCCTGAAGCCGGTCGACTTTGATAAAATCAAAGAAGACCTGTTCCAGACGCTGAACAGACCTGTAACAAGCTTTGAGGCGATTGCCCATGCTCTATATCCGAAAGTATTTTTGGATTATGCTAAGACGTTTGAGCAATTTGGGGATGTGTCCGTGCTCGATACCCCAACTTTCCTCTATGGAATGAGACTCGGGGAAGAGGTTGAAGTGGTCATCGAACAAGGGAAAACACTGATTGTGAAGCTGGTTTCAATCGGAGAGCCTCAAGCGGATGGAACAAGGGTTGTGTATTTTGAATTGAACGGGCAGCCCCGTGAAGTCATTATTAAGGACGAAAGCATCAAATCAGCCGTTGCTGCAAAATTGAAAGCCGATGGCGGCAATCCGGAGCATATCGGAGCTTCCATGCCTGGAACGGTCATTAAAGTTCTCGTCTCCAAGGGCGAGAAAATTAACAAAGGCGATCATTTAATGATCACAGAAGCGATGAAAATGGAAACGACTGTACAGGCTCCATATTCAGGAGTCGTAAAAGAAATTCATGTAAGCAATGGAGAGCCGATTCAAACCGGGGATCTGTTAATTGAACTATCCAATTAA